TCTATAGAAGTTACCGCACTCGCCGTAGGTTAGCAGATTCTGCCATCATTGCCAAAAAGCTCTGGTAAGTCGAAAAACTCAAGCTGTCTCTCATCGACGAAATTCTCCGTTCATTTTTTGTTAATCTGTCTCTTCATCATTTGTGTGCATGAAGGTGGCAAGccattgattatgctcaactgaACCACAATACGATCTCTTTCTTCAACTTGAAACCAGAAAAAGCAGCCTCTCGTTGGAGTCGAGTTAGCTCAAATGCTTCAAAGGTCTATTGGTTGCCTTAGTTTTTTCTTTGGTTCCCTTATTATTGTCCAACAGTATCTTACCTTTGTTCATTAATATGCAGCTCGGAAAAGGTGTATCAGAGGACGCTAGATTTTTATTATTAGCTTTTCAACACTGGATTGAAGCTGTAAGTGCTCTTACCTTCGTGATACTGATATTTTACGCAAGTTTTGTAGCTCTACTAGTATTGGATTTTGCTGATGTCCTGTCCGAGGAAATAAATTCTGCTACGTATGAGTTCTCTTTACATTTTGATTCTAATTTGATGTAAGAAGTCTCCCATGTATTTTTAGATTGATCCGCGGCACCGGTATGGGCATAGCCTGCACTTGTACTATGAAGTGTGGCGAAAAGGGGATACTAGCCAACCATTCTTCTACTGGTAATCAAGAAAATGTTTTTGTTGCTATTTTCATGAAATTCGGAATATGCCTTAAACTGTGCAAAATCAAGTGATTCTTGTGTGAATTTTCAGGTTGGACATTGGAGATGGCAAAGAGGTTAACCTCAAAGACTGCCTTCGGTCAAAGCTTCGACAGCAATGCATTAAATATCTGGGACCTGTAATTTTCACATTCCTTCATGGCAGTTTACGGATTTGTACTTTATCTGTTATCTTCTGTATGTTGTTGGTCATATCATAACATTGTTGTTATTTTTATGTGTGAAATCAGCTAGAGAGAGAACACTATGAATACAAAATTGTTGAAGGCAAAATCGTGCAAAAAAAAAGTAATCAACTTCTGGATACAACTAAAGAATCAAACAAATCGAAATGGATTTTCGTAATGAGTACTTCTAAGAAACTCTACGCTGGCAAGGTAAGAACTGAGGCAAACTTAAAAAAACTTTTGATTTCCTCTTTTGGCTTCTGCTGATGCTTCTTCAAACATTGTACCATACAGAAAACAAAGGGGGCATTTCATCATTCGAGTTTCCTTGCCGGTGGGGCTGCTTTATCTGCGGGGAGTTTTTCAGTTGTAGATGGAATACTCAAGGTATGCGTCCAACGAGATTAGCTAATTAGCATAGCTACAAATTAAGTTGTCAACTCAACATGCTTAATCTAATCCACATTGTTATAATTCGCAGTCGATCTCTGCATATAGTGGGCATTACCGACCAACTGATGAAAACCTTGGTAGCTTCTTGGAATTTCTCAGGGAACATGATGTTAACCTTCATGAAGTTGGAGTATGTTAACATAtgaaattttgttgttttatGTGAGAGATAACGGTCACATCGATTGGTTATAGCTAACCTCCCATTTTTTGTTTAATTATGATGCTTTCAATTTTTCAGGTACAATTTACTGATAACTATTATgacaataattatgaaaacaaacaAGAGCGAGCAGGCTTAAAAGGTGTAAACAAGGCTGAACCAGCAAGTTTCCGACTTCAAATTCTCGGTACTCCAGAAGAACAAAATAAACCAGAGGCAGTTGCCAGCGAATTTTACCTCAAAGTTAGCCTCATTGCCCAAGAGAAGAGATGCTTGGAGCGCCCAATATCTTAGATGATTAACCTCAAGAAGTGTGTCCATATTAGCGAACTACTCTTTATGGAAGGGTACAAGTCTTGTTTCCCAAAAGGCTCTCACCACCCAGCATCAAGTAATAATACTAGTAATGTCTAGTCTTTGTATAAGCTATACTGTATATCTTGGCTGCGTATATGCTTCAGCAAATGTAAATTCCATATGTTTGAAATGTTAAATGTTCTACATATGGCTTCAATAACAGACAATATTATTCATATCTCATAGCATCAAacataaataaaaagaaatttgatTATAGAATCAGAAAATTGACAGATTTTACAAATTATTTCCACGGCAGTAGAGAACGAGTTTAACAACTGATAGGaatgttttatcattcatcaaTGGGAAAACACTAATTATAATACATTACAGACGACTAAATAAAATCAACGTACTTAATTTCAAAAACATTGTAGAAGATGGGAAAGTAATACAGTTGATCCTAAGCACGTGTTCTTGCAACAGATGACACATTATTAATACAGTTGATCCTAAGCTTGTGTTTTTGTTGCCAAATATATAATCTTCCGTTCTAGCTGCACGTCGAAAAAGAAGCACAAACaagaaagaaggaagaaaaagacATATTAGATCAATAAGGATTTTGATAAATCATACTGTATTATGGTTTCAAGATTAACTATTATTTATACCTCTATGATTTTCTTAAACACATCTCTCGTGTGATAAAATTCACGAATGAGCTGCAACAATGCCTTGTGACACCTAAGAAAAGACATAGTTAGTTAAAATAGACATAGATAAAAGGAAAATTAGAAGATGCGAATTCATAGCTTCCCTAGTAAACTATTCATACAATAGCAGAAaccaataaagaagaaaatatgtaggaAAGCAACTTCACTTTTTACTCTGCTATGTTTTTCCGCTCACTGGCTCGACAAAACTCATCGCACGCCAGAGTCACGTTCTGAGATCCAATATTGTACACAAAATATATCAAGAAAGAAAGTTATCAAATGTTGCTTCAATTAGAATGCTAGAGTTTAAAACAAACTAGCATTCTTTGATACATCGATCATCCTACAACACAAATTTTTTATTAATCTTGATTTAGTAATTACTAAAGAAAACGCGACTAACGCAATTATAAGTAAGGCTTGTCTTAATATGTAAAATAGACTTTATGGTACGTACGTCGCGCTGCTTCCTCTTACGGTCTGGACATAGCTTTCAACCGTGGGAATATTCATAAAAGGTTTCCTGgaattgaaaacaaaaattcttaatgatcaGTGGAAGTTATGAGAATACTAGTTCAAGAATGTGCAATAGTTTTACGTAGGCCGGTCGATTTCTTCTAGCATCCGTTCTGTTTCACTGCAGAACAATGTTAGCACTTCAACGATGAATTGAAGGTTATTGATGTCTCGTAGCTTTTGGAGTTCTTCATACTGTCTATTCAAAGTTCCCTACATTGGTCAAACAAACACAACATTATGAACCATCTCATTagcaaaatcaaaaatcaaaattttaatagACTTCAAATATGTCACAGGAAAATCGATCATTAAATGAAGAAGATTAAGGACTAGCTAGTCAATGAGTTATCTGATATACATCCATGAAATTCTGAGACAAGTATTGAGCCAACTCTTGCTTGAGAGCCATTAATGCCATTTATCTTCTTTTTTGTCTATAAATCTCCTCCAAAAGATAGAAATGAAACCCAAATTTTCAGAGAGAAAAAGCAAAATAAGATACATAACGAAGAAATACTTTGAGGTATGagagaattgaagaagaagatagaaataTATATACGTCTTAAGCAAAAAGGGAGAATGTGACTCATAAATGGTAGTACTTAGGATATAGTAAAACAGAATACTCAAAGAAAAAGATAGAAATATATATACGTTTTAATAGTAAAACAgaatactcaaaaaaaaaaagaacaacattTAGTAAGAACGCTGGCCtttcaattttcttcattgtttctCTCAAACTATCCAGACATACTTATTTTGTAGATTACATATGTACTTGAAGtcttgaaccaactaagtggTTAATTTGCATGTTGATTATCTTTCTACGAAGAAGATAACTTACCTCCTACATTTGTTTCCCAAAGAAGAGACTGCTAGCTAGACAAAGTGAAGAGGAGTCATAACGGCTGATTTTCGTAGGGGCACACAATTGTTTTCAGTAAATGACAGCTCGATCTAGAAACGTCTGAATAATTAATGTCTGTATTGAAGTTAAGTGTAAGTTTGTCTATCTGCACAGCCAAGAAATAAGCGTAATTACCAAAAATAAGACGTTTTTGGATGTGTCTTTCAAAAATATTGGCAACGTAAATTAATACATAAATATGGGATTGTGTACCACTTTTATCCCTAATAAATTATTTTATTACTTTTATATCCTTAAAATTAGTGGACCATTACTATTATTACATTTTAGTCTTTGTAAATGTATTTATCCATGGTGGCTCTACAATTATGTGAAAACTAATCGTTACTAGAAGAGACTGTGACTACGAAATATTGGCGCATTACTTTTTTTTtgagatattttaatatttatgaagAAGACAGTTTATACACAAAatatctaataaatacatattttaatAAATATGTGTATTATTTTATTGTAATCATCTTTGATGTACTTGGATATGATCTTCGGTATTAGtgaatcaattattttttctttcaaaaataaaaaataatgaagCAAAGAAGATTTAGTTTTTCTAGTTTTAGTCAGGAACATCCGGACTTCTAACTGGACCTTTATAAATTATTCAAAAATACCATAATCAAAATTCATTTCTATAAAATAAAGTCAGAATGGTAAAGTCCGGACCATAAAAATTCCCAAATTATGGATTGCCACATAGACACCATATAAATTTAAAAAGGCCCGGACTATCAAATCTAGAGTCTGGACCGTAGATGACACATAGGCGCCATGTAGGTTCATGAAGGTCCGCACCTTTGAATCCAAGTTCTGGACCTCATCGTGTGGCCATCAACCTATTTCTCTTTTCAAACCTACACCTCTGTCGAGCATTCCCTAAAGGTCCACAAATTcacttcttcatttttcattcttTTGTCGCTCTTCCATATCTTGGCAATGCAgtcgaccaccaccaccatcatcccgTTCTCCCTATCATTATACGgtcgaccaccaccaccatcaccccgTTCTCCCTCTTATTATACTGTCTCCCTCTTATAAAATCTAGCTAGGGTTTATCACGGTTTAATTGTATTTGAGGTAGGGGtttgtttttctctcttttcGTCGCTGttgttaatatttttctttatttcaattattttggTAATGCAATAGTGCATCCTAGCTAACAAACTCAAATTTATAAATAACTATTTGGGTTGTTTTGTCCACTATGCCTTTGATTTTGGCCATAGTTTTTTTTGAAGTACCCATGTTTTTTATTCCTTTTGAGATGTGTTTGACGTTAAACTTGGTTTGAACCCCCATTAATTTCTCTGTGCTAACTCTTACATTTTGAACTGCTTATAATTTTGAATGTCGTAAATGAGCTTGCGAAGATTAAAAATGTTTTGAAATTGCATAAGTTTCGTTTTCCAACTTAAGTCTAGTGACTCTAGTCTTGTATTAAATTTGGCAACTAACTTATGAAGTATTTGAAAAAATGTCAAAGTGAACTCTCTATTTGAAACTCCACCGTTTGTGGAGAATTGAAATTCTTTTCATGGATTTTGTATTGAAATCTTCTTCCAACCCTTGCAACTTAAAGAATCCAAACCACTGATTTGTATTACGATACCAGATTGACTTTTAGTAACAATCCGTGTTTGTGCGACTCTTCTTAATAATCTAC
This portion of the Papaver somniferum cultivar HN1 chromosome 11, ASM357369v1, whole genome shotgun sequence genome encodes:
- the LOC113320869 gene encoding IQ domain-containing protein IQM3-like, translating into MAALKVQKVYRSYRTRRRLADSAIIAKKLWWQAIDYAQLNHNTISFFNLKPEKAASRWSRVSSNASKLGKGVSEDARFLLLAFQHWIEAIDPRHRYGHSLHLYYEVWRKGDTSQPFFYWLDIGDGKEVNLKDCLRSKLRQQCIKYLGPLEREHYEYKIVEGKIVQKKSNQLLDTTKESNKSKWIFVMSTSKKLYAGKKTKGAFHHSSFLAGGAALSAGSFSVVDGILKSISAYSGHYRPTDENLGSFLEFLREHDVNLHEVGVQFTDNYYDNNYENKQERAGLKGVNKAEPASFRLQILGTPEEQNKPEAVASEFYLKVSLIAQEKRCLERPIS